Genomic segment of Paenibacillus macerans:
CCGCCGATGTTCAGCATCGTATCGCAATCTACGCCCTGCAGGTTCATCCCTTCGTTTAAAGCTTCCCATGGACCTAAAGGAGCGATCTCACCAGTGGGGATCAGCTCTTCATCGGCTTTGAACAGCCCGCTAACCGGCAGCTTCAGGTTCCAGCGGCCAGGTTCGCCGTCGATGAGGAACCAGGTGTGAAGGCCCAAACCGAACGGGGCGGCTTTTTGCCCCAGGTGCGTGATTTTAAAGGTTTGCTTCAAAGAAGCGCCCTGCAGCTGCAAGGTCATTTCAAGTTTCAGCGGTTCAGGAAATTGCCGAATCCAGTTCGGATCGTCCGAGGTGACGAACTCCGTGGTGATGGCGCAGCCTTCGTCGTCTTCCTCGATATCGCTGACGCGCCAGGGTTGCGTGCGGTGCAGCCCGTGGATATGGTTGTCGTTTGCCGTATTGCGGTCAAACTGATACTCCTGGCCCGCGTAAGTGAAGCGCCCCCTGCGGATCCGTCCCGGCGGAATCAGCAAAGGGAAGCCGAAATGGTACGGCTTTTGCAAATAGAAATCCAGTTCGCTTTCGTCTGGGCACCGCAGCACATCGCGCTGCTGAACACGGTCCCAAATGCGAATCACGTTATTGCCAAGGCGGGGTAGCAGCGTGACTTCAAGTTCGTGGCTATGTAAGATGTACGTATCGTAACCGTTCCATTGCCCTTTGGTCACCTTTTTCATATCGTTGCTCCTTTTCCCACATAATTATCTGTTCCTTAAGCTAAAACTAATCATAACATTTTTTTGCGGTAGACGAAAAATGAATTTGACATGGACGGCAAACACTTTTATGATGATAATCAATAGAAGCGGGTTTCTGGAGGTCCGGGCGGCCTCAAGGATTCGCCATAGCGACAATGCGATGATGAGGGCAAGTAAGCGAAACGTTCGTC
This window contains:
- a CDS encoding aldose 1-epimerase — protein: MKKVTKGQWNGYDTYILHSHELEVTLLPRLGNNVIRIWDRVQQRDVLRCPDESELDFYLQKPYHFGFPLLIPPGRIRRGRFTYAGQEYQFDRNTANDNHIHGLHRTQPWRVSDIEEDDEGCAITTEFVTSDDPNWIRQFPEPLKLEMTLQLQGASLKQTFKITHLGQKAAPFGLGLHTWFLIDGEPGRWNLKLPVSGLFKADEELIPTGEIAPLGPWEALNEGMNLQGVDCDTMLNIGGKPAVAELIRDDGYGLRYSADPEFFKFWVIYSKGEADRFFCIEPYTWLPDAPNSPLPAEQTGLIDLKPQQSIELNLNLDIVYPEGESAPESDS